A genome region from Chloroherpetonaceae bacterium includes the following:
- a CDS encoding diguanylate cyclase codes for MALSRYESIRNFIMMMNSETYKVLLIEDNPDHSFLVKSHLQAKGRYQVEIAASGEQGVEWIRENPSRFDIVLLDYNLPDQTGLDILRRIQSISRFIPVVVITGLGSEAVAVELMKAGAKDYVIKTGEYYKALHITLDQVMEKHKFEMLNLQLQQQLEERANKDFLTGVYNRHRFTELFEHEIHSAKRYKRPISVAMIDLDKFKDINDRYGHKMGDFALVCISDLLKQQLRASDIIGRYGGDEFIVVMPETDKGQAQATFERIQQALESFNKKGQFPCELSLSIGVSSSSESGYDNLIELADAAMYRNKQAKKRGLALPIADSSRGDNS; via the coding sequence ATGGCGTTATCTCGATATGAATCCATTCGCAATTTCATTATGATGATGAACTCGGAGACCTACAAAGTCCTCCTCATTGAAGATAACCCTGACCACAGTTTCTTGGTCAAAAGTCATCTGCAAGCCAAGGGTCGCTATCAAGTTGAAATTGCTGCATCAGGGGAGCAAGGTGTAGAGTGGATTCGGGAAAATCCCTCTCGCTTTGATATCGTCTTACTGGACTACAACCTGCCTGACCAGACGGGACTAGATATTTTGCGACGGATTCAGAGCATTAGCCGCTTTATTCCTGTTGTGGTCATCACTGGCTTAGGCTCAGAAGCGGTTGCGGTGGAACTCATGAAAGCTGGTGCAAAAGATTACGTCATCAAGACGGGTGAATACTACAAAGCCTTGCATATTACGCTCGACCAAGTTATGGAGAAGCATAAGTTTGAGATGCTTAATCTCCAGCTTCAGCAACAATTGGAAGAGCGCGCTAACAAGGACTTTCTTACAGGTGTCTACAATCGGCATCGATTTACGGAACTTTTCGAGCACGAAATTCACAGCGCTAAGCGCTACAAGCGCCCCATCTCTGTCGCAATGATTGACTTAGATAAATTCAAAGACATCAATGACCGATATGGACACAAAATGGGTGACTTCGCGCTGGTTTGCATTAGCGACTTACTCAAGCAGCAGTTGCGAGCCTCCGACATTATCGGTCGCTACGGGGGCGATGAATTTATTGTAGTGATGCCAGAGACAGACAAGGGCCAAGCTCAGGCTACTTTTGAGCGCATTCAGCAAGCGCTGGAATCGTTTAACAAAAAAGGTCAATTCCCATGTGAGCTTTCTCTCTCCATTGGCGTGAGCAGTAGCTCTGAAAGCGGATACGACAATCTCATTGAGCTGGCTGATGCGGCCATGTATCGCAATAAGCAAGCAAAGAAACGTGGCCTTGCCCTCCCGATTGCAGATTCTTCACGTGGCGACAATAGCTAA
- a CDS encoding thiazole synthase: MSELVIAGKSFRSRLLVGTARYPNPQTMLAAIEASGAEVVTVAVRRVNVHDTAGENILRYLEEKNLFFLPNTAGCYTAKDAVLTAKLAREALGTNWIKLEVIGDDETLFPDVVELLKAAEQLLNDGFIVMAYTNDDPVTCKKLYNLGCHAIMPLASPIGSGMGIRNPYNLQIIRELLPDVPLIIDAGIGTASDAAIAMELGYDGVLLNTAISQAQHPVQMAEAMKLAVQAGRLAFEAGRIPRKLYATASSPLEGVIGQ, translated from the coding sequence ATGAGCGAACTGGTGATTGCGGGCAAGTCGTTCCGCTCGCGTTTGCTAGTCGGAACGGCAAGGTATCCGAACCCGCAGACAATGTTAGCCGCAATTGAAGCAAGCGGCGCAGAAGTTGTTACGGTCGCCGTGCGTCGTGTGAATGTGCACGACACAGCAGGTGAAAACATTTTGCGATACCTTGAAGAAAAAAATCTTTTTTTCTTGCCCAATACCGCAGGCTGTTACACTGCCAAAGATGCAGTGCTAACGGCAAAACTGGCACGCGAGGCACTGGGCACCAACTGGATTAAGCTTGAGGTGATTGGTGATGATGAAACGCTTTTTCCCGATGTGGTGGAGTTGCTGAAAGCTGCAGAGCAGTTGCTAAACGATGGCTTTATCGTAATGGCATACACGAATGATGACCCCGTGACATGCAAAAAGCTCTACAACTTGGGCTGCCATGCGATTATGCCCTTAGCCTCGCCAATTGGGTCAGGAATGGGCATACGCAATCCATACAACCTGCAAATTATTCGTGAGCTTTTGCCCGATGTGCCGCTAATCATTGATGCAGGAATTGGCACGGCGTCTGATGCCGCCATCGCAATGGAACTGGGCTACGACGGCGTCTTGCTGAATACGGCGATTTCACAAGCTCAGCACCCTGTTCAAATGGCAGAAGCCATGAAGTTAGCCGTTCAAGCTGGACGACTAGCGTTTGAAGCAGGGCGAATTCCAAGAAAGCTCTATGCGACAGCGTCAAGTCCACTGGAAGGCGTAATTGGGCAATGA
- the thiE gene encoding thiamine phosphate synthase has protein sequence MKAVGGMLPKLLCITDRRVTPKPLAEQIEVLCAAGVQLVQVREKELRDRALYHLATTLRTTTARYGAKLLINDRVDIALAVEADGVVLPELGLPVQVARKIKPEWIIGRSVHTVRGAKEAEDSGVDFIIFGHIFETHSKPLAAPKGLDALREVVESVSVPVFAVGGITPERAKLCWQAGAFGVATISSLMQAQCPQAVMQAFWTAMKTANRQTN, from the coding sequence ATGAAAGCTGTAGGCGGGATGCTACCCAAGCTGCTGTGTATTACTGACCGCAGGGTTACACCAAAGCCCTTAGCCGAACAAATTGAGGTGCTTTGCGCAGCGGGGGTGCAGCTTGTGCAAGTGCGGGAAAAAGAGCTGAGGGACCGAGCACTCTACCACCTTGCTACCACACTACGCACCACCACAGCACGCTACGGCGCAAAGCTGCTCATCAATGACCGTGTAGACATTGCGCTTGCGGTTGAAGCCGATGGAGTTGTGCTGCCCGAATTAGGACTGCCCGTGCAAGTCGCAAGAAAAATCAAGCCTGAGTGGATAATCGGCCGCAGCGTGCATACCGTAAGGGGAGCAAAAGAAGCAGAAGACAGCGGTGTAGATTTTATCATCTTCGGTCACATCTTTGAGACGCACTCTAAGCCACTGGCGGCACCCAAAGGGTTAGATGCACTGAGAGAAGTGGTCGAAAGTGTCTCTGTGCCTGTGTTTGCAGTGGGCGGTATAACGCCAGAGCGAGCAAAGTTATGTTGGCAAGCAGGGGCGTTTGGCGTGGCGACGATTTCAAGCTTGATGCAAGCGCAGTGTCCGCAGGCCGTCATGCAAGCCTTTTGGACGGCAATGAAGACCGCAAACAGGCAAACGAATTGA
- the thiE gene encoding thiamine phosphate synthase, giving the protein MNQTEKHPISGVCVITDTVVQSCWTHLQLAELAMRGGARLIQLRDKTLPTRELFAIAVALRTLTLAFGARLIINDRVDIALAADADGVHLGQTDLPIPAARKILGEGKLIGGTASTLEEAVAVEKDGADYIGFGHIFPTTSKEKPSPPKGLEMLRQVVRAVRIPVIAIGGITAENAREVIKAGAAGIAVISAVAKAASPEAATKELVRLFELNQEQNALKIAELPQKR; this is encoded by the coding sequence ATGAACCAAACCGAAAAACACCCAATTTCGGGCGTATGTGTCATTACCGACACAGTGGTGCAATCGTGCTGGACACATTTGCAGTTAGCAGAGCTGGCTATGCGTGGAGGCGCACGCTTGATTCAACTGCGCGACAAAACACTGCCAACAAGAGAGCTGTTTGCGATTGCCGTTGCGTTACGCACACTAACGCTAGCGTTTGGTGCACGCTTGATTATCAACGACCGAGTGGATATTGCGTTGGCAGCTGATGCCGATGGCGTGCATCTTGGACAAACAGATTTGCCAATTCCAGCCGCACGCAAAATTTTGGGTGAGGGCAAGCTCATTGGCGGCACTGCTTCTACACTGGAAGAGGCTGTAGCCGTCGAAAAAGACGGCGCAGATTACATCGGGTTTGGGCATATTTTCCCAACAACCAGCAAAGAGAAGCCATCGCCACCCAAGGGCTTAGAGATGCTGCGTCAAGTTGTAAGGGCAGTGCGAATTCCTGTCATTGCGATTGGGGGCATTACAGCAGAGAACGCAAGAGAGGTGATAAAAGCAGGAGCAGCTGGTATTGCCGTAATTTCAGCCGTAGCCAAAGCCGCTTCACCCGAAGCAGCAACAAAAGAACTGGTCAGGCTGTTTGAGCTAAACCAAGAGCAAAACGCTTTGAAGATAGCAGAGCTACCTCAAAAGCGCTGA
- a CDS encoding PASTA domain-containing protein: MNLIVEKTLSAFRSPFAIKLSILLASLVAAIVLLDKVIMPLYVKGGEIVSVPNVAGKSFEEAERILREAGLVAKQGYELYDPKKKLGTVLSQNPLPNSKVKAGRSVYLSINTARRENIPMPDFKGRTLTDAKLTLERLNLRLGRVETVPVTKKEEDGVILSQSIAPGTSVSGESVISFKVGQLPAENGVQHSVVPDVVQKTLSEAEAMIVTAGFTIGTIRYRYSVSLVPNTVISQSPKASELAPLGKPVDLLVTTNDKEKEKENVPVEADEDTSGAP; the protein is encoded by the coding sequence ATGAACCTAATCGTTGAAAAAACGCTCTCTGCGTTTCGTTCCCCTTTTGCAATCAAGCTCTCTATTCTCCTTGCATCGCTGGTGGCAGCAATTGTGCTACTTGACAAGGTAATTATGCCGCTCTATGTCAAGGGAGGAGAGATTGTGTCCGTGCCGAATGTTGCAGGTAAGTCGTTTGAAGAAGCAGAGCGTATTCTAAGAGAAGCAGGACTGGTGGCCAAACAAGGCTATGAGCTGTATGACCCCAAGAAAAAACTGGGCACAGTGCTGTCGCAAAATCCATTGCCTAATTCCAAAGTCAAAGCGGGGCGGAGCGTATATCTCTCCATTAACACAGCGCGACGAGAAAATATCCCAATGCCCGACTTCAAAGGCAGAACGCTGACCGATGCAAAACTGACCTTAGAGCGCTTGAACCTAAGGTTAGGCAGAGTAGAGACCGTGCCTGTTACAAAAAAAGAAGAAGATGGGGTCATTTTATCGCAGAGCATTGCACCGGGTACCAGCGTGAGCGGCGAAAGTGTCATTAGCTTCAAAGTAGGGCAATTACCAGCAGAAAACGGTGTGCAGCACAGCGTAGTGCCTGACGTAGTGCAGAAAACCCTAAGTGAAGCCGAAGCAATGATTGTAACAGCAGGCTTTACAATCGGCACCATTCGATACCGTTACTCAGTCTCGCTTGTGCCAAATACAGTCATCTCGCAATCACCAAAAGCGAGTGAGCTGGCACCATTAGGCAAGCCAGTAGATTTGCTGGTTACGACCAACGACAAAGAGAAGGAAAAAGAGAATGTGCCTGTAGAAGCAGATGAAGATACAAGCGGTGCACCATAA
- a CDS encoding DUF4397 domain-containing protein yields the protein MHRKNIFIAFLTIASLALWSAACRIKATEYELPPLTAVRFVHAAPNAPAVNVLLNNNRFNDTTFALLGATSPTATPATISFPSASAFFPVSAGPTRIRIFPATPRATPTNNVQPVIDATDEFPRDGAKTYFVVGNAAPLSVVISDDKILTDILDTVNFANAIRAGRAGLRVAHMSLSATPVSVNVVAQRVGAAATTLFSNIAPRTVSDIAQVDAGTYNIFVLRAGAADTLGRLTNVAIGSRRVFTVMARGTVDSTRVGSPAAFGLTLLTDR from the coding sequence ATGCATAGAAAAAACATCTTCATAGCGTTCCTTACCATAGCGAGTCTCGCACTGTGGTCGGCTGCTTGCCGAATCAAGGCTACCGAATACGAGCTGCCACCCCTTACAGCCGTGCGGTTTGTGCATGCTGCACCGAATGCTCCTGCCGTCAATGTACTCTTAAACAATAATCGCTTCAACGATACGACCTTTGCGCTCTTGGGTGCGACCTCTCCTACAGCTACGCCTGCGACGATTTCATTTCCGAGTGCTTCTGCCTTCTTTCCTGTCAGTGCCGGTCCGACGCGCATTCGCATCTTTCCTGCGACGCCGCGTGCGACCCCTACCAACAATGTGCAGCCTGTCATTGATGCGACAGATGAATTTCCCAGAGACGGCGCAAAGACTTACTTTGTGGTTGGCAATGCTGCTCCGCTTTCCGTAGTGATTAGCGATGACAAAATTTTGACCGACATTTTGGACACGGTGAACTTTGCTAACGCTATTCGTGCGGGTCGTGCTGGGCTACGTGTAGCACATATGTCGCTTTCTGCTACCCCTGTTAGCGTCAATGTTGTGGCGCAACGGGTTGGTGCAGCTGCTACCACGCTCTTTTCTAATATCGCACCACGCACCGTCTCCGACATTGCACAAGTTGATGCGGGCACTTACAACATTTTCGTGCTGCGTGCTGGTGCCGCTGATACACTGGGTCGCTTGACCAATGTGGCGATTGGTAGCCGGCGCGTCTTTACAGTGATGGCACGCGGCACAGTTGACAGCACCCGTGTCGGCTCACCTGCCGCATTCGGCTTGACACTTCTGACGGATAGATAA